The following proteins come from a genomic window of Paenibacillus spongiae:
- a CDS encoding ABC transporter ATP-binding protein, giving the protein MPKGDARPESGSGDNPAPGRAGNNQAKEDGRASVIGKDRAAGKKSRKGQAKDDPGIGSNPNVKDGAAFRILAGYAKPHRLTFFWVVCCAVIAIAADLLQPYLMKIAIDDNLMVGKNDFGTILGISGIFLFLSVTGLLFSYLQNNLLQYAGQSIVARIRKELFEHISKLSMSYFDRVPTGSLITHVSSDTETVSQFFTQVLLSVVRDGLTLIFIIVLMFHLDATLALYCMILLPIIAIIAISFRTYMRKTYQLSRTQLSRLVAFVAENLAGMNLIQVFHQEKEQQEQFTNRNSSYFRANLREIRTNVLFNRSFDMLGNMSVAFVTWLGGMAVFNKNMEFGVLYAFITYIRLFFQPINAITQQWNTLQSTNVSVQRIWSIFSVVPEIQNSDEPQSISLPEIKGRIDFNRVTFGYEANMPIIKDLDLHIRPGEMIGVVGTTGAGKSTMISLLCRFYDVQAGSVLIDGCDIRDMEQSDLQRLIGLVQQEPYLYSGSIIDNVRLFDESIPREEVIRACKFVGADPLVQRMKDGYDTLLSERGSGLSAGERQLISFARIIVFKPKVLILDEATANLDSQTEQLIQSALHVVSEGRTTLVIAHRLSTIMQADRILVMRHGEVVEEGTHRQLLNQHGYYEQLYLHSQGKVNYGA; this is encoded by the coding sequence ATGCCGAAGGGGGACGCTAGACCGGAATCGGGATCCGGCGACAATCCGGCGCCCGGAAGAGCCGGGAACAATCAAGCTAAGGAAGACGGGAGAGCAAGTGTTATAGGGAAGGATCGGGCGGCCGGTAAGAAGAGCAGGAAAGGTCAAGCAAAGGACGACCCGGGCATAGGTTCGAATCCGAACGTGAAGGACGGAGCCGCATTCAGAATCCTCGCCGGGTATGCCAAGCCGCATCGACTCACCTTCTTCTGGGTGGTATGCTGCGCCGTAATCGCGATAGCCGCCGATTTATTGCAGCCGTATTTAATGAAAATCGCGATCGACGACAATTTGATGGTCGGGAAGAACGATTTTGGCACCATACTTGGCATTAGCGGGATCTTTCTCTTCCTTTCCGTCACCGGCCTGCTGTTCAGCTATTTGCAAAACAATCTGCTGCAGTATGCCGGGCAGAGCATTGTCGCGCGAATACGCAAAGAATTATTTGAGCATATTTCAAAGCTGTCGATGTCTTATTTTGACCGCGTTCCTACAGGCAGCCTGATTACGCATGTATCGAGCGATACCGAGACGGTGAGCCAATTTTTTACCCAGGTGCTGTTAAGCGTGGTGCGCGATGGGTTGACGCTTATTTTTATTATCGTGCTTATGTTCCACCTGGATGCGACGCTGGCCTTATACTGTATGATTCTGCTCCCGATTATCGCCATCATAGCGATCAGCTTCCGCACGTATATGCGTAAGACGTACCAGCTCTCCCGTACGCAGCTGTCCCGGCTTGTCGCTTTCGTTGCCGAGAACTTGGCCGGTATGAACCTGATCCAAGTGTTCCATCAGGAGAAGGAGCAGCAGGAGCAGTTTACGAACCGGAACAGCTCCTATTTTCGCGCCAATCTGCGGGAAATACGGACGAACGTCCTGTTTAACCGTTCATTCGATATGCTTGGCAATATGTCCGTCGCCTTCGTTACTTGGCTGGGGGGCATGGCGGTTTTCAATAAAAATATGGAGTTCGGCGTCTTGTATGCGTTCATAACGTATATTCGCTTATTCTTCCAGCCGATAAATGCCATCACTCAGCAGTGGAACACGCTCCAATCGACGAATGTATCCGTGCAGCGGATTTGGTCGATCTTCTCGGTCGTTCCGGAAATACAGAATAGTGACGAGCCGCAGTCCATAAGCTTGCCCGAGATTAAGGGGCGCATCGATTTCAACCGCGTGACCTTCGGCTACGAAGCGAATATGCCGATTATTAAAGATCTCGACCTGCACATCCGGCCGGGGGAGATGATCGGTGTCGTCGGCACGACCGGGGCGGGCAAGAGCACGATGATCAGCCTGCTGTGCCGGTTCTACGATGTTCAGGCCGGAAGCGTTCTCATCGATGGATGCGACATTCGCGATATGGAGCAGTCCGATCTGCAGCGTCTCATTGGACTCGTTCAGCAGGAGCCTTATTTGTACTCGGGGAGCATTATCGACAATGTACGTTTGTTCGACGAATCCATTCCGAGGGAGGAAGTGATCCGCGCCTGCAAATTCGTCGGAGCGGATCCGCTCGTCCAGCGGATGAAGGACGGTTACGATACCCTGTTATCCGAGCGTGGAAGCGGTTTGTCGGCGGGGGAGAGGCAGCTGATCTCGTTCGCGAGAATTATCGTATTCAAGCCCAAGGTGCTTATACTCGACGAAGCGACCGCCAACCTCGACTCGCAAACCGAGCAGCTGATCCAATCGGCGCTGCACGTGGTGTCCGAAGGGCGGACGACGCTCGTCATTGCGCACCGGCTGTCGACGATCATGCAGGCCGACCGCATTCTTGTCATGCGTCATGGTGAAGTCGTCGAGGAGGGCACGCACCGGCAGCTGCTCAATCAGCATGGCTATTATGAGCAGCTGTATCTGCACTCGCAAGGCAAGGTCAATTACGGCGCTTGA